In Methanobrevibacter ruminantium, the following proteins share a genomic window:
- a CDS encoding sodium-dependent transporter, translating into MSDKNEWGSNLSFVLAMVGSAVGLGNIWRYPYVLYSNGGGAFYIPYIVAILLMGVPFLILEYGVGYNFKSSFPKAIRKIHANYEFLGWVLPISVFIIMIYYSCILGWDGIYVILSLFKGWGADPNTYFATTLLQSQESFSGITNFIPVIGAAMLASWGIIWYISHKDLEEGLGKVSKILVPLLFIIMIVIVAFSLTLPGAMIGLNELFSPDWSLILDFDIWMAAFGQIIFSLSLGMSIAFTYASYTGEEGDLITNTLSIAFANCAFENFCALGVFSILGYMSLQSGTAIADLVTQGTGLVFVAYPTVLNVLGQYAIIIGPLFFLTIYLAGLTSILSTIEPLAFSIQNKFTWSRKKTMTVLCLIGAALSMMYATSYGGTLLGYVDAYINQIAILFSVLVECNLFAWTFNCEELIPTLNARSRTIKLGNWWVYIVKYILPLVIAIVWIGGVLDIINTGSMHELIVFAVLTIILLALTFIFTKMPATNEDWDKTEYRL; encoded by the coding sequence ATGAGTGATAAAAACGAATGGGGCAGTAATCTATCATTTGTTTTGGCAATGGTAGGTTCTGCTGTAGGACTTGGAAATATATGGAGATACCCATACGTTTTATACAGCAATGGTGGAGGAGCATTCTACATTCCATATATCGTTGCTATATTGCTGATGGGAGTTCCGTTTTTAATCTTGGAATATGGTGTTGGATATAATTTCAAATCATCCTTTCCAAAGGCTATTCGTAAAATACATGCAAATTATGAATTTTTAGGATGGGTCTTGCCTATTTCCGTATTCATAATTATGATCTATTATTCATGTATACTTGGATGGGATGGAATATATGTAATCTTAAGTTTATTTAAGGGATGGGGAGCAGACCCAAATACTTACTTTGCAACAACCTTGCTTCAATCTCAGGAATCATTTAGTGGAATAACTAACTTCATTCCAGTCATTGGAGCTGCAATGCTTGCAAGTTGGGGAATAATCTGGTACATTTCCCACAAGGACCTTGAAGAGGGACTTGGAAAGGTAAGTAAAATTCTTGTTCCTTTATTGTTTATAATCATGATTGTGATTGTAGCATTCTCCTTAACCTTGCCTGGTGCAATGATAGGATTGAATGAACTATTCTCACCAGATTGGAGCTTGATCTTGGACTTTGACATATGGATGGCTGCATTCGGTCAGATAATCTTCTCATTAAGCTTAGGTATGAGTATTGCATTCACTTATGCAAGCTATACTGGAGAGGAAGGAGACTTGATAACAAACACATTATCCATTGCGTTTGCAAATTGTGCATTTGAAAACTTCTGTGCATTAGGAGTATTCTCAATCCTTGGATACATGTCACTTCAAAGCGGTACAGCAATAGCAGACCTTGTAACTCAAGGTACAGGATTGGTATTTGTAGCTTATCCTACCGTATTGAATGTATTAGGACAATATGCAATTATAATTGGTCCTTTGTTCTTCTTGACAATTTATCTTGCAGGACTTACAAGTATATTGTCCACTATCGAACCGTTGGCATTCAGTATTCAAAACAAGTTCACATGGTCCCGTAAGAAGACAATGACTGTCCTTTGTTTAATAGGAGCTGCTTTATCCATGATGTATGCAACTTCCTATGGTGGAACACTTCTTGGATATGTTGATGCATATATCAACCAAATAGCTATACTCTTCAGTGTTTTAGTTGAATGTAACCTATTTGCATGGACCTTTAATTGTGAAGAGCTTATTCCAACTTTAAATGCACGTAGTAGAACCATTAAATTAGGCAATTGGTGGGTTTATATAGTTAAATACATTTTACCATTGGTCATTGCAATCGTATGGATTGGTGGAGTATTGGACATTATAAACACCGGTTCAATGCATGAATTGATAGTATTTGCTGTTCTTACCATTATATTGCTTGCATTGACTTTCATATTTACTAAAATGCCTGCTACAAACGAAGATTGGGATAAAACTGAATATAGATTATAA
- a CDS encoding YigZ family protein — MKTIAKPFQTSIDIKKSQFICRLFPAQNEKEAKEIINRISEEYKDATHNCTAYVVSDGEGFDDDGEPGGTAGRPMLNVLKKNEMENIVAIVTRYFGGIKLGAGGLVRAYSKSVLETLSIAEIVDMELYEIFKFSFEYQHIKTIDNEIRAKNLAVVEKQYEANVIYFVASNNVDMIKNIQEKLASVVKIEHLGSRFLEKID; from the coding sequence ATGAAAACAATAGCTAAACCTTTCCAAACATCTATAGATATCAAGAAATCTCAATTCATTTGCAGACTCTTTCCTGCACAGAATGAAAAGGAAGCAAAAGAGATCATAAATAGGATATCTGAAGAGTACAAGGATGCAACACACAATTGCACTGCATATGTAGTGAGTGATGGAGAAGGATTTGATGATGATGGAGAGCCTGGAGGAACTGCAGGCAGACCTATGCTAAATGTGTTAAAGAAAAATGAGATGGAAAACATCGTAGCTATTGTAACAAGGTATTTTGGCGGTATCAAGCTTGGTGCAGGAGGTTTGGTTCGTGCTTACAGCAAATCAGTTCTAGAAACCCTTTCAATTGCGGAGATTGTTGATATGGAATTGTATGAGATATTCAAGTTCAGTTTTGAATATCAGCATATAAAGACAATTGACAATGAGATCAGGGCTAAGAATTTAGCTGTTGTTGAAAAGCAGTATGAAGCGAATGTTATCTATTTTGTAGCTTCCAATAATGTGGATATGATCAAGAATATTCAGGAAAAATTAGCGAGTGTAGTTAAAATAGAGCATTTAGGAAGCAGATTTTTGGAAAAAATAGATTAA
- a CDS encoding DUF5814 domain-containing protein: MIVLSKKKKTWEMYPIGSPKGALNTKRKPEFIGVLKFKENDEDGYISINRFVVKDEKEDKLYPPSKAINLLRSQAVFLADKDEKLEAFLKQNNIKVRFTNICQHCSFEGEVTIINSDFSYLYHDQLICKTCAENTIKRELQLRGYDKKVFRNFKRVLEKTGSLDDVLEMLSPRFDPLAHTDLTLFDRVKVHDDKIPKIAMKRLKIPEEFKQVILKEKNDYLLPVQYLAIREGLLKGENLLVVSATGSGKTLVGEIAGIPKALNGKKFLFLTPLVALANQKYRDFKKRYEPLGLKVAIKVGMNRIQAKGELKLPNSNIQDADIVVGTYEGIDFMLRAGDSDALKDLGLVLIDEIHTISDEERGLRLNGLIKRIEHIFPKTQVIGLSATIKNPQDLANDFNMKLVQYKERPVPLERHIVFVRGDVQRRIIMRKLVQREYYSTSSKGFKGQTLIFTNSRRKTHRIANFLSGKGINASAYHAGLSYFKKEKIEKDFSKGKIAAVVTTAALAAGVDFPASQVIFESLLMGNKWITPNEFSQMLGRAGRPTYHDRGVIYLVPEIGSEFDNESEEVVALDLLESDVEDIYVDYTEDGSLEQILADISSKSLRKVKDVDEFYQNIPVPMDIMTALDELEDKDAINIHADDTIDTTRFGRAVAMSFLSVDDGVIIKDSINDPHYLSYYYKKPFFKTNLKELRLLSEKIDEDNENALKKNKRIKNKSKSKDSSKKDKKDKKDKKDNKDNKDKKETKEKVKKDNKKKNKSKKDKMNKNKSHKSKENRIKEKSIKHKEDKPKEHIEFKEPKESQDNQSSGIKFIVEDGVDEKPVKKETKKESKTSKYIDNIADYFNGLNQSKDYKSSDDDSNIENKKNDYKSSKKDNKSDVIYNKKTSNKSKGKKNNNSAAVKQIKFKENIFSDIHEKMTKDEVNSNDLLKVQSIALDLELFENAYLAPVVHKQIISALKMNFSTRLFAESTLDIISSGEAISKIDKKFQDALLKIQIDFLRCDCNERPFCECLQRGISYYIINQRLNGKDPIDISNSLLKEYQIQTYPGDIFSWLDAYVRNLDAIRRIAKAFGKKEIVQVSEKLMKIVESGK, encoded by the coding sequence ATGATAGTTTTAAGCAAAAAGAAAAAGACTTGGGAAATGTATCCTATTGGAAGTCCTAAAGGGGCTTTAAATACAAAGCGTAAGCCAGAATTCATTGGCGTATTGAAGTTTAAGGAAAATGATGAGGATGGCTACATTTCCATAAACCGTTTTGTAGTCAAGGATGAAAAGGAAGATAAGCTTTATCCTCCTTCAAAGGCAATCAACCTATTGCGTTCCCAAGCTGTTTTCTTGGCAGACAAGGATGAAAAGCTGGAGGCTTTCCTAAAGCAGAACAACATAAAGGTCAGATTCACTAACATCTGCCAGCATTGCAGTTTCGAAGGGGAAGTCACAATAATCAATTCAGACTTTTCATATCTCTATCATGACCAATTGATCTGCAAGACCTGTGCAGAAAATACAATAAAAAGGGAGCTTCAGCTTAGGGGATATGACAAGAAGGTATTCAGGAACTTCAAGAGAGTGCTTGAAAAGACAGGCAGTCTTGATGACGTTTTGGAAATGCTTTCACCAAGGTTTGACCCATTGGCCCACACAGACTTGACATTGTTTGATAGAGTGAAGGTACATGATGATAAGATTCCAAAAATAGCCATGAAAAGGCTTAAGATACCTGAAGAGTTCAAGCAAGTTATATTGAAAGAGAAAAACGATTATCTTCTTCCAGTTCAATATTTAGCGATCAGGGAAGGATTATTGAAAGGTGAAAACCTATTGGTTGTATCAGCAACCGGTAGTGGAAAGACATTGGTTGGAGAGATTGCAGGTATTCCAAAGGCATTGAACGGTAAGAAATTCCTCTTTTTAACACCACTTGTAGCGCTTGCAAACCAAAAGTATAGGGATTTCAAAAAGAGATATGAACCTTTAGGCCTTAAGGTAGCTATTAAAGTTGGTATGAATCGTATTCAAGCTAAAGGAGAGCTTAAGTTACCTAATTCCAATATTCAGGATGCAGATATTGTTGTCGGTACATACGAGGGAATCGACTTTATGTTAAGGGCTGGCGATTCTGATGCATTAAAGGACTTAGGGCTTGTTTTGATAGATGAGATCCATACAATTTCAGATGAGGAAAGGGGTCTCAGGTTAAATGGATTGATAAAAAGGATTGAACATATATTCCCTAAGACTCAAGTAATTGGATTGTCCGCTACAATAAAGAATCCACAGGACTTGGCAAATGACTTCAATATGAAGCTTGTCCAGTATAAGGAGCGTCCTGTCCCACTTGAAAGGCATATTGTCTTTGTAAGGGGAGATGTCCAAAGAAGAATAATCATGAGAAAATTGGTCCAAAGGGAGTATTACAGCACATCCTCTAAAGGATTCAAGGGCCAAACACTGATATTTACAAACTCAAGAAGAAAAACCCATAGGATAGCTAATTTCCTATCTGGAAAAGGAATCAATGCTTCAGCATATCACGCAGGTTTGTCCTACTTCAAGAAGGAAAAGATTGAAAAGGACTTTTCCAAAGGTAAGATTGCAGCGGTAGTTACAACTGCAGCACTTGCAGCGGGGGTGGATTTCCCAGCATCACAAGTAATATTCGAGTCATTGCTTATGGGTAACAAATGGATTACCCCTAACGAATTTTCACAGATGTTAGGTAGGGCAGGTAGGCCAACATACCATGACAGGGGTGTAATCTATCTAGTTCCAGAGATAGGCAGTGAGTTTGACAATGAAAGTGAAGAGGTTGTTGCACTTGACCTACTTGAAAGTGATGTTGAGGATATTTATGTGGATTATACAGAGGATGGATCACTTGAACAGATACTTGCTGATATATCATCAAAGTCCTTAAGGAAAGTGAAGGATGTCGATGAATTCTATCAAAATATTCCGGTTCCAATGGATATAATGACAGCACTTGATGAACTTGAAGATAAGGATGCAATAAATATACATGCGGACGATACAATTGACACAACTCGTTTCGGTAGGGCAGTTGCAATGTCATTTTTATCTGTGGATGATGGTGTTATCATTAAGGATTCCATTAACGATCCACATTACTTAAGTTATTATTATAAGAAGCCATTCTTTAAGACCAATCTGAAAGAGCTAAGGTTGCTTTCTGAAAAGATTGATGAAGATAATGAGAATGCTTTAAAGAAAAACAAGAGAATTAAGAACAAGTCTAAGTCTAAAGACAGTTCTAAAAAGGATAAAAAGGATAAAAAGGATAAAAAGGATAACAAGGATAACAAGGATAAGAAAGAGACTAAAGAAAAAGTTAAAAAGGACAATAAAAAGAAAAACAAGTCTAAAAAAGATAAGATGAACAAGAATAAGTCTCATAAATCAAAAGAAAATAGGATTAAGGAAAAATCCATTAAACATAAGGAAGATAAACCTAAAGAACATATAGAATTTAAGGAACCTAAAGAGTCTCAAGATAATCAAAGTTCTGGAATCAAGTTCATTGTTGAAGATGGAGTGGATGAAAAGCCAGTGAAAAAAGAGACTAAAAAGGAATCTAAAACCAGCAAGTATATTGATAATATTGCTGATTATTTCAATGGATTGAATCAGTCCAAGGATTACAAATCTTCTGATGATGATTCCAATATTGAAAATAAGAAGAATGATTACAAATCATCTAAAAAGGATAATAAGTCAGATGTAATCTATAATAAGAAAACTTCAAATAAGTCTAAAGGTAAGAAAAACAATAATTCTGCAGCAGTCAAGCAGATAAAGTTTAAGGAAAACATCTTCTCAGACATTCATGAAAAGATGACTAAGGATGAAGTCAATTCAAATGACTTATTGAAAGTGCAGTCAATAGCTCTTGATTTGGAATTGTTTGAAAACGCTTATTTGGCTCCTGTTGTTCATAAGCAAATCATTAGTGCATTGAAGATGAATTTCTCAACAAGGCTGTTTGCTGAATCCACATTGGATATAATATCATCTGGAGAGGCAATATCAAAGATTGACAAGAAATTCCAGGATGCATTGCTTAAGATTCAAATTGATTTCCTAAGATGTGACTGCAATGAAAGACCATTCTGTGAATGCCTCCAAAGGGGAATTTCCTATTATATAATAAATCAAAGGTTGAATGGAAAGGATCCAATTGATATTTCCAACTCTCTTCTTAAGGAATATCAAATCCAAACATATCCTGGAGACATTTTCTCATGGCTTGATGCTTATGTAAGGAATCTGGATGCAATAAGAAGAATAGCTAAGGCATTTGGTAAAAAAGAAATTGTTCAAGTTTCAGAAAAACTTATGAAAATAGTTGAATCTGGAAAATAA
- a CDS encoding sulfate/molybdate ABC transporter ATP-binding protein: MSGKMLKVNIQKELKEFDLDVDFELKNKRLGILGPSGCGKSMTLKSIAGIVNPDEGVISLNDTVYFDSSNKTNLKPQKRNVGYLFQNYALFPNMTVEENIAIGLGKDYDKNYLSEIIKRFHLNGLEKRYPRQLSGGQQQRVALARIMAYGPDVILLDEPFSAMDTFLKEQLRLELVNSLKDFDGFSIMVTHNRDEAFQFCDELIVLDNGKIIAKGETYQIFENPGKVQVARLTGCKNISRIEIIDDYHVKSLDWGLELEVSKKLSPNITHIGIRAHDFSSAKEDDLNAFDTLGSTKIEMPFEWEITLANGLWWKYDKQIHEHEFIVPDYIKINPKNIILLEE, from the coding sequence ATGAGCGGTAAAATGTTAAAGGTAAATATCCAAAAGGAACTTAAGGAATTTGATTTGGATGTTGATTTTGAATTGAAAAACAAGCGTTTAGGTATTCTCGGTCCTTCTGGTTGTGGAAAGAGCATGACCTTGAAATCCATTGCAGGTATTGTAAATCCTGATGAAGGGGTTATAAGCTTAAATGATACTGTTTATTTTGATTCAAGTAATAAGACTAATTTAAAGCCTCAAAAAAGAAATGTCGGTTACCTGTTCCAGAATTATGCACTATTTCCAAACATGACTGTAGAGGAAAATATTGCAATAGGATTAGGAAAGGATTATGACAAGAATTATTTATCTGAGATCATTAAGCGTTTTCATTTGAATGGTCTTGAAAAGAGATATCCTCGCCAATTGTCTGGGGGTCAGCAGCAAAGGGTTGCATTGGCTCGTATAATGGCTTATGGTCCAGATGTCATATTGTTGGATGAGCCTTTCAGCGCTATGGACACTTTTCTAAAGGAGCAATTGCGTCTTGAGCTTGTCAATTCATTAAAGGATTTCGATGGATTTTCCATTATGGTCACTCATAATCGTGACGAGGCATTCCAGTTTTGTGATGAGCTAATAGTATTGGATAATGGTAAGATCATTGCAAAAGGAGAAACATATCAAATATTTGAAAATCCTGGAAAGGTTCAGGTTGCAAGGCTTACAGGATGTAAGAACATCTCTAGAATTGAAATCATTGATGATTATCATGTAAAGTCATTGGATTGGGGACTTGAGCTTGAAGTCTCTAAAAAGCTCTCACCTAATATTACACATATTGGAATAAGGGCTCACGATTTCTCTTCTGCTAAAGAGGATGACTTGAATGCATTTGATACATTAGGTTCAACAAAGATAGAAATGCCTTTTGAATGGGAGATAACCTTGGCAAATGGATTATGGTGGAAATATGACAAGCAGATTCATGAGCATGAATTCATTGTTCCTGATTACATTAAGATAAATCCTAAAAACATTATTTTATTGGAAGAGTAG
- the modB gene encoding molybdate ABC transporter permease subunit → MTDWSPIFISMKTASVSIFITFFVGLIVAWGLVKMKNDTGKIILDGIFTLPLVLPPTVVGFFLLWIFGVRGPIGSFFIDFFAYKIAFSWPATVIAAVVMSFPLMYRSARGAFEQIDSDLLDAGRTLGMSEWNIFWKVAFANALPGILSGGILAYARGLGEFGATAMLAGNIAGQTRTLPMAVYSEVAAGNMGEAFGYVIVIVFIAFIVIFIMDYVTLRKEKQWRYD, encoded by the coding sequence ATGACAGATTGGTCCCCAATTTTCATTTCAATGAAAACCGCAAGCGTTTCAATTTTCATAACCTTTTTTGTAGGTTTGATTGTCGCTTGGGGGCTTGTGAAGATGAAAAATGACACTGGAAAGATTATATTAGATGGCATATTCACATTGCCTCTTGTATTGCCTCCTACTGTAGTGGGTTTCTTTTTATTATGGATTTTTGGTGTAAGAGGACCTATAGGAAGCTTTTTTATAGACTTTTTTGCATACAAAATAGCTTTCTCATGGCCTGCAACTGTAATTGCAGCAGTGGTTATGTCTTTTCCATTGATGTACCGTTCTGCTCGAGGTGCATTTGAGCAAATAGATTCAGACCTATTGGATGCAGGACGTACATTGGGAATGTCTGAATGGAATATATTCTGGAAAGTTGCATTTGCAAATGCATTGCCGGGAATACTCAGTGGTGGAATTCTTGCTTATGCACGTGGTTTAGGGGAGTTCGGTGCAACAGCTATGCTTGCAGGAAACATTGCAGGACAAACAAGAACACTTCCTATGGCTGTTTATTCAGAAGTGGCTGCAGGTAATATGGGAGAGGCATTTGGTTATGTTATAGTCATTGTTTTCATTGCATTCATTGTTATTTTCATTATGGATTATGTCACTTTACGTAAGGAAAAGCAATGGAGATATGATTAA
- the modA gene encoding molybdate ABC transporter substrate-binding protein codes for MNRKALMIAVLALIAVISVGSCSAGWFDFITGEPDLNGQEVNLAAAASLKNVFDDELIPMFEEKYPGVKVTPTYASSGDLQTQIENGLEADVFMSAANKQMNALADEGLVDNDTNLQFLENKVVLIVPADSDSNITSFEDLANVEGNIAIGDPESVPAGQYAEEILTNLGIYDQIESKFSLGTDVTAVLNQVAQGSAECGIVYATDAKSTDDVKVVCEAPEDALDTPVIYPIAQLKDSKNSEAAAEFMDFLESQEAKDKFVEYGFTLHE; via the coding sequence ATGAATAGAAAAGCTTTGATGATTGCTGTTTTAGCATTAATAGCTGTTATTAGTGTAGGTTCATGTTCTGCTGGCTGGTTTGACTTTATAACTGGTGAACCAGACTTAAATGGACAAGAAGTCAATTTAGCTGCAGCAGCTAGTTTAAAAAATGTATTTGATGATGAATTAATTCCTATGTTTGAAGAAAAATACCCTGGCGTAAAGGTCACTCCAACTTACGCTTCCAGTGGTGACTTGCAAACTCAAATTGAAAACGGTTTAGAGGCAGATGTGTTCATGTCTGCTGCTAACAAGCAAATGAATGCTTTAGCTGATGAAGGTTTAGTTGACAATGATACAAACCTCCAATTCTTGGAAAACAAAGTTGTATTGATCGTACCTGCTGATTCAGACTCCAACATCACTTCATTTGAAGATTTAGCAAATGTTGAAGGAAACATTGCTATCGGTGACCCTGAATCCGTACCTGCAGGACAATACGCAGAAGAAATCTTAACCAACCTCGGAATATACGATCAAATTGAATCCAAATTTTCCTTAGGTACTGATGTAACTGCAGTATTGAACCAAGTAGCTCAAGGGTCTGCTGAATGTGGTATTGTATACGCTACTGATGCTAAATCCACTGATGATGTAAAAGTCGTCTGTGAAGCACCAGAAGATGCTTTAGACACTCCAGTTATTTATCCTATTGCTCAATTAAAAGATTCCAAAAACTCAGAAGCAGCAGCTGAATTCATGGACTTCTTGGAAAGCCAAGAAGCTAAAGATAAATTCGTTGAATATGGATTCACTCTTCACGAGTAG
- a CDS encoding LUD domain-containing protein, producing MKEEEIESMRKVFNNLKKKIEPLAESPKIQALQKRVIGIRKDAIENNEELIAIAKESFKENDIDCFYAHDEEEARKILLDLINKEIESSNLDKNEVYIAKSKSNTLREINASEFLESHGMKIIETDLGDRILQLKKDDNSPVHPTGPASHLTVKDIADIVNEAMDLDLPAVPRPIMEAVREDVLKLLEKSSIGISGSNSIAAEDGSILMVHNEGNISLVQNKKLHIVLAGIDKLVPFVEDSVSIAKLETAYATGNPLTSYMNIVSGPSKTADIEKKLLKNMYGAEKVAVVLLDNGRKESIDECLWCIGCGNCIVSCPVYNILGNEFGYHSYLGGRGVAMSKYLKDNQVSVDSGLYMCTLCGMCTENCPVLTPTYEIIEGLRNTTQKEGLSKDQHKRIRNNIKDNGSPY from the coding sequence ATGAAAGAGGAAGAAATTGAATCAATGAGAAAAGTGTTCAATAATCTAAAGAAAAAGATTGAACCTCTCGCAGAGTCTCCTAAAATTCAGGCTCTTCAAAAAAGAGTTATAGGCATCAGAAAGGATGCAATAGAAAACAATGAAGAGCTTATAGCTATTGCAAAGGAAAGCTTTAAGGAAAATGACATTGATTGCTTTTATGCACATGATGAGGAAGAGGCAAGGAAAATATTGTTGGATTTAATCAATAAAGAGATTGAATCAAGCAATTTAGATAAAAATGAGGTCTATATTGCAAAGTCCAAATCAAATACCTTGCGTGAAATCAATGCAAGTGAGTTTTTAGAATCCCATGGCATGAAAATAATAGAAACCGATTTAGGTGACAGGATTTTACAATTGAAAAAGGATGACAATAGTCCTGTTCATCCAACTGGTCCCGCTTCCCATTTGACTGTTAAGGATATTGCAGACATTGTCAATGAAGCTATGGATTTGGATTTGCCTGCTGTTCCAAGACCAATTATGGAAGCAGTTAGGGAAGATGTTTTGAAACTTCTTGAAAAGTCCTCAATTGGAATTAGCGGTTCTAATTCAATAGCTGCCGAGGACGGTTCCATCTTAATGGTTCATAATGAAGGAAATATAAGTCTTGTTCAAAACAAAAAACTTCACATTGTCCTTGCAGGAATCGATAAGTTGGTTCCATTTGTAGAGGATTCAGTTTCAATTGCAAAACTTGAAACCGCTTATGCAACTGGAAATCCTTTGACTTCATATATGAATATAGTTTCAGGCCCTTCTAAAACTGCCGATATTGAAAAAAAGCTTCTAAAGAATATGTATGGAGCAGAAAAGGTAGCTGTTGTTCTGCTTGATAACGGCAGAAAGGAATCTATTGATGAATGCCTTTGGTGCATTGGCTGTGGAAATTGCATTGTAAGCTGTCCTGTTTATAATATTTTAGGGAATGAATTTGGTTATCATAGCTATTTAGGTGGTCGTGGTGTTGCAATGAGTAAATACCTAAAGGATAATCAAGTAAGTGTTGATTCTGGCTTGTACATGTGTACATTATGTGGCATGTGCACAGAGAATTGTCCAGTTCTCACCCCAACATATGAAATAATTGAGGGTCTTAGAAATACAACTCAAAAAGAGGGGCTTTCAAAGGACCAACACAAAAGAATAAGGAATAACATTAAGGATAATGGATCCCCTTATTAA
- a CDS encoding (Fe-S)-binding protein, with translation MLLYFRGCTAREKLTSISKATERILKIAKIDYETLEDEKCCGSVLLRTGFLDDAIEQMNGNLDDFEGKTILTSCAGCYKTLKEDYKKYLGVDLKVIHISQLLEQLIKENKINLKGNKDLKVTYHDSCHLGRHAGEYEAPRNVINSISNLVEMENNREKARCCGSGGGVKSAYGELSNSIAGLRIKEAKETDADLLVSACPFCKLNLSQNGDDLEVLDLSEFVLKNMEEEEIQ, from the coding sequence ATGTTATTGTATTTTAGAGGATGTACAGCTAGAGAGAAATTAACTTCAATCAGCAAGGCTACAGAAAGGATTTTAAAGATAGCAAAAATAGATTATGAAACTTTAGAAGACGAAAAATGCTGTGGATCTGTACTTTTAAGAACTGGTTTTTTAGATGATGCCATTGAACAGATGAATGGGAATTTAGATGATTTTGAAGGAAAGACCATTCTAACTTCATGTGCAGGCTGTTATAAGACATTGAAGGAAGATTATAAGAAGTACCTTGGTGTTGATTTAAAGGTTATTCACATTTCTCAGCTATTGGAGCAATTGATTAAGGAAAATAAAATCAATCTTAAAGGCAATAAGGACTTAAAGGTCACATATCATGATTCCTGTCATTTAGGAAGGCATGCTGGAGAATATGAAGCTCCCCGCAATGTAATCAATTCCATTTCTAATTTGGTTGAAATGGAAAACAATAGGGAAAAGGCAAGATGCTGTGGCTCTGGAGGTGGAGTGAAATCCGCTTATGGCGAATTGTCCAATTCAATTGCTGGATTGAGAATCAAGGAAGCAAAGGAAACTGATGCTGACTTATTGGTAAGTGCTTGTCCATTTTGCAAATTGAATTTAAGTCAAAATGGTGATGATTTGGAAGTCTTGGATTTATCCGAATTCGTTTTGAAAAATATGGAAGAGGAGGAGATTCAATGA
- a CDS encoding DUF2304 domain-containing protein, whose product MIIGPFRTYQILLIIASILFLIFFYRRLRVKKITPASFGLCILICIIVNFFAFAPRFSDPLAGFFGFGRGLDLLLVLGYGILVYAIFRLYVKIDELNRNTTELVRALAIKDEIKLEDIDNEEE is encoded by the coding sequence ATTATTATAGGTCCATTTCGCACATATCAGATTTTATTAATTATTGCAAGCATACTATTCCTTATTTTCTTCTATAGGAGATTAAGAGTTAAGAAGATCACTCCAGCTTCATTTGGATTATGTATTCTTATATGTATTATTGTTAATTTCTTTGCTTTTGCCCCTAGATTCAGTGACCCTCTTGCAGGATTCTTCGGTTTTGGCAGAGGATTGGATTTACTTCTTGTTCTTGGATACGGTATTCTAGTTTATGCGATTTTTAGATTGTATGTGAAAATCGATGAGTTGAATAGGAATACAACTGAACTTGTCAGGGCATTAGCAATAAAGGATGAAATCAAATTGGAAGATATTGATAATGAAGAGGAATGA